CACCACCTGCGCCATGTCGTGGATGGTGGCGCCGAGGAAGATGCCAGTATGGGTCTGGTCGAAGCCGATCAGGATGGCGAGCGGCGGATAGGCGAGCATGACGATGGTGGAGAGCGCATTGGCCGCCACAACCGTGAAGGCCGTATCGGCTTCGCGGTTCTTGTAGGCCGGCAGCACGGTGGTCGTGGCGAGCGCTGCGGAGGCGCCACAAACGGCCGTGGCAGCACCTGCCAGGGCACCGTAGCCGTCGCTGAGGCCGAGGCGCTTCGCCAGCCAGAAGCCGGTGACGATGGTCAGCGCCATCGACACCACCATCAGCACCAGCGTGCCGATACCGAGGCCGAAAATGTCGCCGAGCGCGATGCGCAGACCCAGCAGGCCGATCGCCCAGCGCAGCAGCTTCTTCACGGCGAAGGTCATGCCGGGGGTGAAGCGCGGCTGGGCGGCGATGCGGTGCAGCGCCATGCCGATGATCAATGCAATCACGGTTCCAGGCAGTGAATAGCGTCCGCCCGTGGCACTGCGCACCACCGGTTCCAGCAGAACGGCGGCAACGGCCACCGCCGCCGACAGCGCGAAGCCTGGCAGGAGAGGGCGCATGAACGAGGTGGCCTGGCTGCCCGTCATGACGGCTCCGGAGAATGCTGGGAATAGATGGCGACACGCCGGTCGGCCTTCTGGCGCAGTTCGACCAGATGAAAGCCGAGACCGGTCAGGATCTTGCGGGAGACCGCATTGGTCTCGCGGGTGACGGCCCTGATGGTGCCAAGGCCGCGCGCGGCGGCAAAGTCGAGGACGGCCACCACAGCTTCCTTGGTGAAGCCCTGGCCGCGATGCTCGGGCATCACCGCATAGCGCAGCGCCGCGCCATGGCCGTCATCATGTTCCCAGAGACCGGCAAGGCCGACGAAGCGATGGTCGTCACGCCGGCGCACCATGAAGACGCCATAGCCGAGCCGGTTCCAGCCATCGCAATAGTCCTGCAGCAGGGCACGCGACTGGTCGGGCGTCAGCACGCCATGCTTGAGCTTGCCACCAACCTCGGGATCGGCGGCAAGCCGGGCGAGGTCTTCGAAATCGGCCGCCGTGATGGCCGACAGGACCAGCCGCGCCGTGACGAGCGGGGCAGGCAGGGTCATGAGAGGTAAGGGCGACGGCATGTCGTCATGGCTTCCGGGGGTCCAGAGACTGTCTGCCGCCGCTCTATAACCCTATCACGCCGAGCGATAGAGCTTGGTCATCGAGAATTCGCGATGGCCGAGCGCTTCCGAGGCGGTGAGGCGGCCGTTGGCGGTGCGCACGATGTTCTCGATCAGCGCATCGCCGGCCTGCGGGATGGTCATGGTGCGCTTCAGGACGCCCGAGACATCCACGTCGATGTGCTCCGGCATGGTCCGCATGGTCTTCGGATTGCCAGTGATCTTGATGACGGGGACGATCGGATTGCCGATGA
This region of Phreatobacter aquaticus genomic DNA includes:
- a CDS encoding YeiH family protein, coding for MTGSQATSFMRPLLPGFALSAAVAVAAVLLEPVVRSATGGRYSLPGTVIALIIGMALHRIAAQPRFTPGMTFAVKKLLRWAIGLLGLRIALGDIFGLGIGTLVLMVVSMALTIVTGFWLAKRLGLSDGYGALAGAATAVCGASAALATTTVLPAYKNREADTAFTVVAANALSTIVMLAYPPLAILIGFDQTHTGIFLGATIHDMAQVVGAGYAISDPVGNVAVVVKLFRVFLLLPVVLAIAWWFMRQGAETGEAKVPVPVFALVFVALVVVNSVLPGIPAIAPIYAVIKGWLTLLSNAGLLIAIAALGLGTSLATILAIGWRHVAVMLGTTVVLLAAITAGLLVIQG
- a CDS encoding GNAT family N-acetyltransferase, translated to MTLPAPLVTARLVLSAITAADFEDLARLAADPEVGGKLKHGVLTPDQSRALLQDYCDGWNRLGYGVFMVRRRDDHRFVGLAGLWEHDDGHGAALRYAVMPEHRGQGFTKEAVVAVLDFAAARGLGTIRAVTRETNAVSRKILTGLGFHLVELRQKADRRVAIYSQHSPEPS